A window of Etheostoma spectabile isolate EspeVRDwgs_2016 chromosome 18, UIUC_Espe_1.0, whole genome shotgun sequence contains these coding sequences:
- the smim8 gene encoding small integral membrane protein 8, with protein MTDKDVGKGKDSAGEKGYRTPGLRGAQTTTLFRAVNPELFMKPNKPVMAFGLVTITLCVGYLGYMHAMKENDQQLYEAIDSEGEKYMRRKTSKWD; from the exons ATGACAGATAAAGATGTCGGTAAAGGGAAGGACAGTGCCGGGGAGAAAGGATACAGGACCCCCGGGCTGAGGGGCGCACAGACAACGACACTGTTCCGAGCTGTGAACCCTGAGCTCTTCATGAAACCT AATAAACCAGTGATGGCGTTTGGACTGGTGACCATCACCTTGTGTGTGGGCTACCTGGGCTACATGCACGCAATGAAAGAAAACGACCAGCAGCTGTATGAGGCCATCGACAGCGAAGGAGAAAAATACATGAGGAGGAAGACCTCCAAATGGGACTGA